TCGCGGTCACGACCGGGCCGTAGCCGATGCCCGTCAGATCTGGTGAAACCGCCGTCGCGGATGGCTCGCTCGCGCTGGCGGGCCTGGGAGTGAGACGGAGTCCGCCGCCTCCCCCGACCCCACCCCCACTCGCCCCACCTCCTCCTTTATAAGCGCGAGCCCGGGAGCCTGGACTGACGCGCACTGCTCCTTGGACTTGGCCGCGCCCGCATCGGCCCTTGATCTCCCTCGACCAGTCCCTGTCTGTCGTGCGGACAATGGAGGCCAGTGGATCCACGCGCCCCGCCGTCCTCCTCGTCTTGCTCTTCTCACTGCTGATGAGCCTGGCGGCGGCTACTGAGGTTtccgggaaggcggcggcggcgtacgTGGTGTACCTCGGCGACCACTCGCGGCGCGACGGCGTGTTGTCGCCGGAGGAGGCGTCCCGGAGGGCCGCCGACGCGCACCGCGACCTCCTCGGCGCCGTCCTGGGGGAGTAAGTGCCGTCCACGCTTCCATTACTGCTCCATTCGTTTCTTGAGGTCGGAAAGAGCTGGAACTCGCTGACCAACCTTGTCGATGCGTGGCCACGACGCGATGCAATGCAGCAGGGAGAAGGCGCGCGAGGCCATCTTCTACTCGTACACCAAGCACATCAACGGCTTCGCCGCCACCCTCGAGCCCGGCGACGCCGCCGAGATCGCGAGTGAGTGCGCCGCCCACTACTGGCCATCGTCACGACCTTCTTCTGAAACTTTTTGGTTCTTGATTCACATGAGCGTGTATTTCAGAGTACCCCGGCGTGGTGTCGGTGTTCCCGAACAGGGGCCGAAAGCTGCAGACGACGAGGTCGTGGCAGTTCATGAGGCTCGAGAGGAACGGCGACGTCCCGCCGTGGTCTGCCTGGGAGACGGCCAGGTACGGCGAGGACACCATCATCGGGAACCTCGACTCAGGTAAGTACACATAGTTCGTCGTCAGAAACACATTGCGAGTTGCAGCTGATCATTTgatcttgttttttttttctctctcgaTGTTGATGAAGGCGTGTGGCCGGAGTCCAAGAGCTTCGGCGAGGGCGAAATGGGGCCGATCCCGGACGACTGGAAGGGCATCTGCCAGAACGAGCACGACGCCACCTTCCATTGCAACAGGTCGGTTCTGCTCACAGATGTTTGCAGTCAGATCAACGCGCAACGCAGGTGGCTAGCTGATCGTGCTGGTCGGTTGATCCACCTGTTTTTGTTCACCAGCAAGCTCATCGGCGCGCGCTACTTCAACAAGGGCTACGAGGCGGCCGCCGGCAAGCCCGTCGACGACGCGCTCAAGACGCCGCGCGACGAGAATGGGCACGGGACGCACACGCTGTCCACGGCGGGGGGCGCCGCGgtgcgcggcgcggccgcgttcgggtacggcggcggcacggcgcgcggcggcgccccgcgcgcgcgcgtcgcggcctACCGCGTCTGCTTCCGCCCCATCAACGGCAGCGAGTGCTTCGACGCCGACGTGCTCGCGGGCTTCGAGGCCGCCATCGCCGACGGCGTGCACGTCATCTCGGCCTCCGTCGGCGGCGACGCCACCGACTACCTCGACGACGCCGTCGCCATCGGGTCGCTCCACGCCGTCAAGGCCGGCGTCACCGTCGTCTGCTCCGCCAGCAACTCCGGCCCGGACCCCGGCACCGTCACCAACGTCGCACCGTGGATCCTCACCGTCGCCGCGAGCTCCACCGACAGGGAGTTCCCGGCCTTCGCCGTCTTTAACCGCACGCGGATCCAGGTGCGCGCGCGCGCTTTCTGCTCGGCACCATGCTCACCTCAAGCATCTGCGAGTTCTTGATTTCTTCCATGGATCTCTTGTTCCAGGGCCGGAGCCTCTCGGAGAGGTGGCTGCACGGGAGAGGCTTCTACGTCATTATCAACGGCGCAGAAGCCACAGCTCCTGGCAGCACGCAGAAAGATGCGTAAGGAACAAATCATGCTGCTCTCTGGAACGCAAGAATTTTTTCCTGTTACCATGAGTGTTAGTAAACCCACTGATTCGTGCGTGTGCAGCCAGGCGTGCTTGCTGGGTTCACTGGACCCGGAGAAGGCGAGGGGGAAGATCGTGGTGTGCGTGAGAGGGGCCATCACGAGGGTGGAGAAGGGCgaggccgtgcgccgcgccggcggcgccgccatGATCCTCGTCAACGACGAGGTCTCCGGGAACGACCTCCACGCCGACCCGCACGTGCTCCCGGCGGTGCACATCTCGTACGACGACGGGCTCATTCTCTCGGACTACATCAAGAACAGCAAGTAAGCCACTAGCTAGTCGCGCAAAACTTGGTCAGAAAAGGtcgattttttttctttcttttctgcAAAAGAAATGTTCAGTACTCCTAAAGAGCGCCACTGCTTTGCCGAAACTGCTGTTGATATGAGCCGGGTGTGTTTGTGCAAGTGTCCCGTCCGGCTTCGTCATCAAGGGGAAGACGATCCTCGGCATCAGGCCGGCGCCGGTCATGGCTGATTTCTCATCTCAGGGGCCGAACACGGTGAACCCCGAGATCCTCAAGGTGATTTTTTATGCCGCGAACTCTTATCTTGTTCATGCATGATTTACCTTGAGCTTGATGTCACTCTGGATTGATACGTTCGCAGCCGGACATCACGGCGCCGGGGATGAGCGTGATCGCCGCATggaccggcgcggcggcgcccacGGACCGGCCGTACGACCTTCGCCGCGTGGCGTTCAACGTCCTGTCCGGCACGTCCATGTCGTGCCCGCACGTGTCCGGCATCGCCGGCCTGATCAAGACCCTGCACCGGGACTGGAGCCCCGCCGCGATCAAGTCGGCGATCATGACGAGCGGTAATAACCAAGCTCACGGCGAACACCCCGGCGTCGTCGACGCCACTATCGCCGCCAATCATCTAGCTAACGAATTGAGCTGCTTGTGTTCTCGCCGCAGCCTCGGACCTGGACGCCGAACGGAATCCGATCATGAACTCGTCCCACGCGGCGGCGACGCCGTTCAGCTACGGCGCCGGGCACGTCTTCCCGAACCGGGCGCTGGACCCGGGGCTCGTCTACGACATGTCCATCGTCGACTACCTAGACTTCCTCTGCGCGCTCGGGTACAACGCGACGGCCATGAGGACCTTCAACAGTGGGTCGTTCGTGTGCCCCACCGCCGCCATGAGGCTCCAGGACCTCAACTACCCGTCTATCACCGCGCACGGCCTCCACGCCGGTACCACCGCGATTGTGCGGCGCAGGGTCAGGAACGTCGGCCTGCCGGGGACGTACACGGCCACCGTCGTCAAGGAGCCAGAAGGAGTGCACGTGGTGGTGACGCCGGCGATGCTGGTATTCAGGGAAgccggcgaggagaaggagtTCGACGTGACATTCACGATCAGTAACCCTGCCCCGGTCACGGGCTACACGTTTGGCGCCATGGTTTGGTCTGATGGGAGCCATCAGGTGAGAAGTCCACTGGTTGTGAAGATCATGGGGAACGAATGACCTGGACATTTTGTCACTTGATAGGTTGAACTAGGAATCTAGCTAGTGGAGAGAAAGCAGAAGGTAGGTAGTGGCTTTGATCATTAGGAGAGGATAAATGTGGCatggatttgaatttaaccaCTGGTTAAATAACACAGCAAAAGAATTGAATTGATCCAGTGTGTTTTAGATCCAACTTATGTCAGTGGTTCAGAATTCAGGTCCTTGGaatttgtttcatgagtttttCTCTCCTTGAACGGGCTGTGGACTATGGTAGGCGCTAGGTCAACCTAAACTTCCATTGAAGGCGAGGGTGATGTGTTTACATCAAAGCTCAGCGAATtaggagagaggggagggaagaAAAAAGAGTTAAAatgtttcttctttttcttttttctaaaaGAGACCATCAATCTGCTAGGAAAGTAAACTTCTTCACATTTTCTCGAATTCGCGTAGCACCCAGCCCCTTTGGTTGTAAATACTTGAAGTTCTTGCTTTTTTGTCAAAGTTTTAAATTTTTGATTCTCAATAACTTCTGTGGTTTGGAAATATGAAAAGCATACTACTTTTGTCCCAAGTCAAACATTAATGATTGTGCAAAGACAAAAGTATCAGGTGATGGCAAAGTACTGTGGCACAATTCTCTTCAATATAATATAATGTTCGCGTACAATTGTTAAACAAAAGGCAGAGTAGACACATCCTTCAAAGTGAATTCATGCTGATAAGCTCTTTCATCCAACTCTAACCCACAGTGACACAGATCACTCACACCATCGACGCCCCATCCAATGAGGCAATGACCAGAACAATGAGATGCTCCATCTCCTGGGTGTTTCAGTGCATCCCCACACGAGTAACAGAGCCCAGCTCTCGATAATAGGCGGCAAGGATATTTTTCCTGCTTTTGTAATTTGAATTTCGGGTGGATAATAGGCTACTTTTGCCTATGGGTTCGGATGGACACAAACTTTATATAAAATTGTTTGTTTCAACGAGACCTACAACTTCGTAATTAAAGATTTTCACTTTCAAGTATCCGTGTCGGTTTCAATGTGATTTGCACTCGTTCAATAACTGGTATGGTTTAAGAACCGATACAAATGAGGTGCTCTTCAGTAGTAAGCACGCCTATTTTTTTGGCCAGTATGTGGGTATGTTTTGGGTTATGGATAAACCATGCCTAAAATGCACAAATCTAAATCAGATCAATATTTGATTTGATATTATTAGTATTTTTATTATCGTTGGGCGTGGGATTACCGTCACAAGCTGGGTTCAATTGGAGAATGACCAAATACTTtaaattaattattttatctagatcCTTTTCATCATGACGAAGAACTTTGCAGTGATCGGGCTGTGGATTTAATTGAATTTACAAAATTCAGCAAAACACATAAACACCATGTACTGTATACCAATAAACTttaaaaaagaagaaggaaacaTCGACAGTGCAATGTGTAATGTACACAATCTCAAGTCCGCGTCAACATTTTTTTTAACAAAAATAGAAAGCCGACGTCAACATAAATCCATTCCTGTGTCGGCAGCGAATTCATGTCGGTTTCTCTGGTCCACGTATTGTCTATGTCTAGCCTCCAAAGTCCCAAGTGTAAATTCCGAAGGCTCATGTTTCCTCTCCCCAATTCAGATAAGATGACGAAGCTCAGAGAGTTGCTGCACAAGAGCGATAACCGCATATGTGCTGACTGCAGTGCACCTGATCCCAAATGGGCGTAAGTACTCTTGACTTCAAATTGCTAGTACGTCCTCCCATGTCAAGACTTGATATGAAGTAGCACCGGGACATATATCTCAGTATTAGAATTAGCCTGGTTGTCATTTTTTTGGGTAATTCTGCACTGCCCCAGTGTTGTGTATAGTTAGTGGTCAATCTTATACCGACATCTTTGATTTGTTGACTACTTGACTCCTTGCACGACAACTTTCTTTGCACCTGCAGATCGGCTAACATTGGAGTATTCATATGCCTAAAATGCTCTGGTGTTCACAGAAGCCTTGGCACACATGTTTCAAAGGTCATTCATTGCAACTAGAATAATGTTAATTGTTGCAATCATAGTATGTTATTGAGGTTTTCATATTGCAGTAAGTTTTACGGCAGGCTTATTAATAGAAGAACATTTTGAACGGCAAGATGTTTCTATACATTTAAAATCACAACAGGAAATACACAACACCTTGTTCATGATTGTTATGCACCACAGTAGTATGAATGAATTCTGACTGAAACAAACATCTGCTTGAAACAGGTTTTGTCAATCACTCTAGATCAATGGAGTGATGATGAAATTAACTCGATGATAGAAGTTGGTGGAAACTCTTACGccaattctatatatgaagcattTATTCCAGAGGGCTATCACAAACCACATCCAGATTCTAGCCAGGAAGAGAGAGCTGATTTCATCAGGTAAATGGCACATGATAAGCAATGCCGTGGGGGCGGTTTTCCCCCGCCACTCGAGTTTTTATATAAGCAAATATTTGCTTGGGAAGTCTTACAAGAAATTGCAATTCTAGCAATGAGTTATTAATT
The genomic region above belongs to Panicum hallii strain FIL2 chromosome 4, PHallii_v3.1, whole genome shotgun sequence and contains:
- the LOC112889178 gene encoding subtilisin-like protease SBT5.3 produces the protein MEASGSTRPAVLLVLLFSLLMSLAAATEVSGKAAAAYVVYLGDHSRRDGVLSPEEASRRAADAHRDLLGAVLGDREKAREAIFYSYTKHINGFAATLEPGDAAEIAKYPGVVSVFPNRGRKLQTTRSWQFMRLERNGDVPPWSAWETARYGEDTIIGNLDSGVWPESKSFGEGEMGPIPDDWKGICQNEHDATFHCNSKLIGARYFNKGYEAAAGKPVDDALKTPRDENGHGTHTLSTAGGAAVRGAAAFGYGGGTARGGAPRARVAAYRVCFRPINGSECFDADVLAGFEAAIADGVHVISASVGGDATDYLDDAVAIGSLHAVKAGVTVVCSASNSGPDPGTVTNVAPWILTVAASSTDREFPAFAVFNRTRIQGRSLSERWLHGRGFYVIINGAEATAPGSTQKDAQACLLGSLDPEKARGKIVVCVRGAITRVEKGEAVRRAGGAAMILVNDEVSGNDLHADPHVLPAVHISYDDGLILSDYIKNSNVPSGFVIKGKTILGIRPAPVMADFSSQGPNTVNPEILKPDITAPGMSVIAAWTGAAAPTDRPYDLRRVAFNVLSGTSMSCPHVSGIAGLIKTLHRDWSPAAIKSAIMTSASDLDAERNPIMNSSHAAATPFSYGAGHVFPNRALDPGLVYDMSIVDYLDFLCALGYNATAMRTFNSGSFVCPTAAMRLQDLNYPSITAHGLHAGTTAIVRRRVRNVGLPGTYTATVVKEPEGVHVVVTPAMLVFREAGEEKEFDVTFTISNPAPVTGYTFGAMVWSDGSHQVRSPLVVKIMGNE